The sequence below is a genomic window from Dyadobacter chenwenxiniae.
TTTTGTATTGCTCTCTCATAGCCACTGTAGGTTGAATAATTGGCTTGGGACTGCCTGCATTCAGGACGGTCTAAGGACGGAATATCACTTAATGTAATGGGCCCACTTCCTACATGGCGGTTTGCGATGCGCTGCACTACCTGTTGTAGTTCACGTACGTTACCACGATACTGGCGGTCGATGAGGTACTCCATGACCGACTCGTCGATCCTGGGAATGTCGGCACGCCCGAAAAACCTATGTAAAAATCGCTCGACGAGCAACGGAATATCTTCTTGTCGTTCAGCCAGACATGGCACTTTGCAAACCCAGGTCGATAAGCGATAGAAAAGATCAAGCCTGAAATGGCCCGCCGATACTTCTTCATGCAGCGTACGGTTGGTAGCACCAACCAGTCTAAAATTCGTCTTTTTCCAGTAATTCCCCCCCACTGGTTTGTACATTCCTTCCTGAATCACCCGAAGCAGCTCTGATTGCAGCCTCGCAGGTAATTCTCCAATTTCATCCAGGAAAAGGGTACCTTGGTCGGCCAAGCTGAATGCGCCTTCGCGTACATTATGGGCGCCCGTGAATGCACCCTTTTCATGCCCGAAGAACTCGCTGCCGGAAAGCTCCGGTGCAATGGCGGAACAGTCCAGTAACACCAGTTCGCCCTTGTTTTTGCGTGTATCAAAGTGGTGCACAAGCTTGGAGAGCATTTCTTTACCAGTACCGCTCTCTCCAATAATGAGCACTGATGACTGCGAGAATGCAGCCACCTCGATCATTTCCCGGATCGTACTTTTCCAGGCTTGCGATTCACCCAGGAGGTTCTCTCTCACAAAGGATGTTTGTAACAAACTCTCTACCGTCTGCCAGCGGCCAATCTGCTCTTCGATTACTTTGTTCAGAAAGGGAGTATTCTCAAAATCATATACATAAGAAGCGCCCTGGAAGAGCAATTCCCAAACCAATGCAGCTTTACACAAGCAAGTATCAAAAATAACAACGATGCTTTTCTGTTGGCCTGCAGACCACGCATGTACTATACCTTTGGCCTCTTCTAGCTGGTCGGCATTATCCACTAGTACTATGCAGAGCGAGCATCCGGCGTGGTCGCGATTGATCCGCAACCTGCTGGATGAAAATGAGTTCATGAAGGCTTCTCTCCTGTGCGGTGACCGTCGTGTTAAGTCCTTACACCATAAAGCGCAGTACTCCATAATCTTGTCGGAATCGTTGAGGGGGAACGAATATATCGAAAATACCAGTGGTCGCTACGCGCGCTAACTTCCTTTTATTCAACGGTAAAAGGCACGGTTCGCCCGGCCGAAGTAAATTTCCTGTTCAATCTAAAATCCTGCGAAAAAGAATTCGCATAGGCTCCAAAAAGTGGCCTGAAAGGGCTTTTTAGAACTTTGGTACAGGTTTGGCCTATGTAAATACAAATCAATCATGCTCATCTTAAACATTTATTACCATGCACAACATTGATCGTACCGTAGGTGAAACAAGCTTCGGAATTGGCAACGAGTTTGGCAATGAGACATTCGAATTCGGCAATGAATTTGAGTTCGGCAACGAGACGTTCGAATTCGGCAATGAGACCTTTGAATTCGAAAACGAGTACTCCGGCGAAATGAACGAGACCATGGAAATGGAAATGGCTACCGAGTTGCTCTCGGTGACCAATGAAGCCGAGCTGGAGCAATTCCTGGGTGGGTTGTTTAAAAAGGTCGCAGGAGGAGTGAAGAACTTTGCTAGGTCCTCAGCCGGTAAGGCCCTTGGAGGGATGCTAAAAAGCGTTGCAAAAAAAGCATTGCCGATTGCCGGCGCCGCCCTGGGCAACCTGATCGTTCCGGGCGTTGGAGGTGCCGTCGGCGGTAAGCTTGCCGGAATGGCCGGCAAGGCATTTGGGCTGGAACTGGAAGGCCTGAGCGCCGAGGACCGGGAGTTTGAAGTAGCTCGCGCTTATGTGCGATTCGCTTCGGACGCTGCACGCCGCACGTCGCGCTCACCTCAGCAAATGCGCCAGCCTATGATTGCCGCGCGCACT
It includes:
- a CDS encoding sigma 54-interacting transcriptional regulator, giving the protein MNSFSSSRLRINRDHAGCSLCIVLVDNADQLEEAKGIVHAWSAGQQKSIVVIFDTCLCKAALVWELLFQGASYVYDFENTPFLNKVIEEQIGRWQTVESLLQTSFVRENLLGESQAWKSTIREMIEVAAFSQSSVLIIGESGTGKEMLSKLVHHFDTRKNKGELVLLDCSAIAPELSGSEFFGHEKGAFTGAHNVREGAFSLADQGTLFLDEIGELPARLQSELLRVIQEGMYKPVGGNYWKKTNFRLVGATNRTLHEEVSAGHFRLDLFYRLSTWVCKVPCLAERQEDIPLLVERFLHRFFGRADIPRIDESVMEYLIDRQYRGNVRELQQVVQRIANRHVGSGPITLSDIPSLDRPECRQSQANYSTYSGYERAIQNILDQGCNLDDIKKLTSQIAIDLAIKSENGSINKAAERLGITTRAIQYNKQK